Proteins encoded within one genomic window of Besnoitia besnoiti strain Bb-Ger1 chromosome II, whole genome shotgun sequence:
- a CDS encoding hypothetical protein (encoded by transcript BESB_035740) — MSRAVYAKLWASTAQYTQRRHYAWYQIWSRVVPWSLPWGIFAMWMVFPAMPVEYRQALTFGIWQKPNIGTHGPDLGLEQKKQ; from the exons ATGTCCCGAGCCGTGTACGCGAAGCTCTGGGCTAGTACAGCCCAGTACACCCAGCGGAGACATTATGCGTGGTACCAGATCTG GTCCCGAGTGGTTCCCTGGTCGCTCCCCTGGGGCATCTTCGCCATGTGGATGGTCTTCCCTGCCATGCCGGTGGAATACCGTCAAGCCCTGACTTTCGGTATCTGGCAGAAGCCCAACATCGGCACTCACGGCCCGGATCTTGGCCTCGAACAGAAGAAGCAGTAG